From Neodiprion pinetum isolate iyNeoPine1 chromosome 7, iyNeoPine1.2, whole genome shotgun sequence, a single genomic window includes:
- the LOC124223147 gene encoding CCA tRNA nucleotidyltransferase 1, mitochondrial: protein MIITCSFVKYIKYLKHSSRRVPTRGATSYSAERWKASKMEGEQAPASRDDPVIMKLDTPEFRTIFTPELKTLAGLFEKYNYEIRIAGGAVRDILMGIRPKDLDFATTATPNEMKDMFTKEEIRMINMKGEQHGTITSRINDAENFEITTLRIDVATDGRHAKVEFTKDWKLDANRRDLTINSMFLGLDGTVYDYFFGYEDLKKRRIAFVGNAETRIQEDYLRILRYFRFYGRIAENPDVHDAATLEAIRRNVQGLDRVAGERIWTEWHKIMVGRFPVELTTKMIECELSRHIGLPEKPDVAAFLDVHKRAEENGVRLRAISLISALLKDQEEVMLLHGRLKLSAFDRDLALFLVQHRVVTPSEKPLKIYQKLVIMPKGKNQGIKEFVCELFRYRGDLELLRVFADWQPPRFPVGGDQLRQHVKGGKLMGLVITRLKERWIDSDFQLDHEELLKLVPNIVEEINDNIQK, encoded by the exons ATGATAATCACTTGTTCGTTTGTAAAATACATTAAATATCTCAAACATTCTTCACGTCGCGTCCCGACTCGC GGGGCGACGAGTTACTCGGCGGAGCGTTGGAAGGCGTCAAAAATGGAAGGAGAACAGGCCCCAGCATCGCGGGATGACCCGGTAATAATGAAGCTCGATACGCCTGAATTCCGAACGATATTCACGCCGGAATTGAAGACACTAGCGGGTCTCTTCGAGAAGTATAACTACGAGATTCGAATAGCGGGAGGAGCGGTGCGGGACATCCTGATGGGTATCCGACCTAAGGACTTGGACTTTGCGACGACGGCTACACCAAACGAGATGAAGGATATGTTCACAAAGGAGGAGATCCGTATGATAAACATGAAGGGCGAGCAACACGGTACGATAACATCGCGTATAAACGACGCTGAGAACTTCGAGATAACAACCCTGAGAATCGACGTAGCGACGGACGGGCGTCACGCCAAGGTTGAATTCACGAAGGATTGGAAGCTCGACGCGAATCGTCGGGACCTAACGATAAACTCGATGTTTCTCGGGCTGGACGGAACGGTCTACGACTACTTCTTCGGCTACGAGGATCTGAAAAAGCGGCGAATCGCCTTCGTCGGTAATGCAGAGACCAGGATCCAGGAGGACTACCTCAGGATCCTGAGGTACTTCCGATTCTACGGTCGCATCGCCGAAAATCCTGACGTTCATGACGCCGCGACCCTCGAGGCCATTCGCCGGAATGTTCAGGGTCTCGATCGCGTCGCTGGTGAACGGATTTGGACCGAGTGgcacaagataatggtaggaAGGTTCCCCGTTGAGCTAACCACGAAGATGATCGAGTGCGAGCTTTCCAGGCACATCGGTCTCCCCGAAAAGCCCGACGTTGCGGCCTTCCTCGACGTCCACAAACGCGCCGAAGAAAACGGCGTTCGTCTTAGAGCCATCAGCCTCATATCGGCGCTCCTGAAGGATCAGGAGGAGGTTATGTTGCTCCATGGTAGACTGAAGCTATCCGCCTTCGACAGAGACCTCGCTCTGTTTCTGGTTCAGCACCGCGTCGTTACACCATCTGAAAAACCGCttaaaatttatcagaagctGGTTATCATGCCGAAGGGGAAGAACCAAGGTATCAAAGAGTTCGTTTGCGAGCTTTTTAGATACAGAGGTGATCTCGAGCTTCTTCGGGTGTTCGCTGATTGGCAACCACCCCGATTCCCCGTCGGAGGCGATCAGCTCAGGCAGCATGTCAAGGGTGGGAAACTCATGGGGTTGGTCATCACCAGGCTCAAGGAGAGGTGGATTGATTCCGACTTTCAACTGGATCACGAGGAGCTTCTCAAACTTGTACCAAATATTGTTGAGGAGATTAATGATAATATTCAGAAATAA